Part of the Chloroflexota bacterium genome, CACGACCGTGCCGGTCGCCATCGCCTTTCCCGGGCAGACCCCGAACCCGGACCTCGTGACGCTCCTGAACCTGGAGATCTGGGGCCTGCCGACCTCGAACCCGGCGCCGGACCCCGGCAATGGCGGCTTCGTCTACCAGCGGTTCCAGCGTGGCATCATGCACTTCCGCGCCGAAGTCCCCGTCACCGAGGGCATCCTCGTCGGCGAGTATCTCAAGGCCGTCATCACGGGCCGGAGCCTGCCGCCCGACCTGGCAGAAGACATGCGTACCAGCCGCTTCAGCGGCCAGTACAGCCCGGACGCTCCCGGGTGGGTGGGGCGGCCATCCGAGCTCCAGAACTCCAACCTGACCGCCGCGTTCGAGCCGGGCACCGGCAATGTGACCCCGCCGCCTGCCCCATCGACCCCGACGCCCACCGTGACGGTCTCGCCGGCCGCCCCGACCGTCACCATCCAGCTTGACGATCCGCTTATCGACTCCGGCCAGACGATTCGCATCACGCTGATCGCCCGCCACACTCGCCCGATCGACTGGATCGAGTGGGAGGGCGTCGACGGCGAAAACGTGACCGACGACGAGTTCAGCCCATCCGTCGATCCGCAACTGGCACGCCAGCGGCTCAGTTGCGACAGCCGCACCGAGTGCGCCCAGGTCGTGAGCGTCTCACCCACCACGGCCGGCCGCTACACTCTGCGCGCCCGCGCCCGCGACGTGGACGAGAATCGGAGTGCCTGGACTGGCGTCAACCTGCGTGTCCGCCCGGCGAACACGCCGACCATCACGCCCACCGCGCCGGCTACTCAGACGCCGACCGCCGTGCCCACCGACACGCCTCCGGCCACCGAGACGCCAGTTCCAGCCACGCAGACGCCGGCGCCGACCGCGCCGGCGACCATCGCAACACCCACCCCAACGCTGACCGACGACACGTCCGTTTTGACGCCCACGGCGACGGTGGTGTCGGCAGCCGCGACGACGCCAACGGCCGCCGTGGCCGGGACGCCGACCCGCTGACGACGAGCCTGCATTCGGGTGCAGGTTCTGCCTGAGATCGGGCGGTCGGCTGGTTGCCGATCCGGCCTGCCGTGCAGCCGGCATGCCTCTCGCTCACATTCTGTCAAACAACCTGGAATGCCCACTCGTCACCGAATGCGCTTCGTTGACGAAACGTTGGGTATCAGGGCCAGATCGGTGCTTCACAGAACGCCACCGACCGGATATCATCGGCTCGCCGTTCAGCGCGCTGGCCTGACAGAACCGGCGCGCAGCTCGACAGTTTCTACGAGTGCGGGAGCAAGCCCGGCCGCGTGGATGGGGCACATCAGGCGCGCTTCGGCGACAGCAACCCGCAGAGCACGGAGGTCGACAGCATCGCTATGAAGCGCCTCGCCGTCCTCATCGCGTTTGTCATCGTTGGGCTGGTCTCAGCCGTCGCACCGCCTGGTCGCGAGACCGAAGCGCAGGCGAACTGCTTCCAGGAAACCGGGTTCTGCATCACGAACCCGGCCTTCGCGGAGTACTTCCGCGTGCGTGGCGGCACGCGGATCCTCGGGTTCCCGGTGTCGCGCTCGTTCACGCTGGAAGGCTTCGAGGTTCAATTCTTCCAGCGCGTCGTGCTGCAGCTTCAGGGAAACAGCGTCAACCGCCTGAACCTGCTCGACCCGAACGTCATGCCAATGATGCGGGTGAACCAGTCGACGTTCCCGGGGCCAGACGCGGGCATCGCCGCGCAGGCTCCGCAGACATCGTCGCCGACCTATGCGCGTGACGTCGTGGAGTTCATCCGCAAGGTCTCCCCGAACACGTTCGCCGGTCAGCAGACCCGCTACTTCGACACCTTCAACAACACCGTGCCGGCCGACATCGCGTTCGGCGGCGCAACACCGAACCCTGAGCTGCTGACGCTCCTCAACCTGGAGATCTGGGGCCTGCCGACCTCAAATCCAGCCCCCGATCCGGCTAACGGTGGCTTCATTTACCAGCGGTTCCAGCGCGGCATCATGCACTTCGATGCGAGTTGTGGCTGCACCCAGGGCATCCTGGTTGGCGAGTACTTCAAGTCGGTCATCACGAACAAGAGCCTGCCGCCCGACCTCGCCGACGACATGAAGAGCAGCCGCTACTTCAACCAGTACAACTCGGCGAACGCTGGCTGGATCAACCGGCCGGGCGACCTTCAGAACACGGACCTGACCGGCGCGTTCGAGCCGGGCACCGGCGCGGTCCAGCCTGGCACGGGCCAGCCGTCTGGTGGCGGTCAGCCATCGCAGCCGACGAACACGCCAGCGCCGGCCGGCACCGCGACGCCGACGCCAACGGCGGCTGCCAGCACGACCATCGAGTTCCAGCTTGACGACGATCTGATCGACCCGGGCCAGAAGGTCCGGATCACCGTGATCGCGCGCAACTCGAACGGCCTCGAGTGGATCGAGTGGCAGGGCGACGGCACCGGCGATGCCACCCTCGACGACAACCACCGCTACGATGGCTGCGACCAGCGGACCGAGTGCGCCTCGGTCTGGGAGGTCACGCCGATCAAGGCGGGCAAGCACGAGCTGCGGGCACGCGCTCGGGACAAGAACGGCGTCCGCTCCGACTGGGTCACCACCGAGCTTCGCGTCCGCGACGGTCCCACGCCCACCCCGACGCCGTCGTCGCCCACCCCGACCCCCGGCCCTGGCACGCCGACCGTGACGCCGACGGCCGTCGCCGCCGCACCGACCGTGAAGCTCCAGATCAGCGACGACAGCATCAACCTGGGCGACACCATCGAGATCACCGTGATCGCCAGCAGCGACCGGGGCCTCGACTGGATCGAATGGCAGGGCGATGGCAGCGACGACCCGGAGCTCGACCAGCACCGGTTCGACTGCGACAACAAAAAGGACTGCGCCCGCACCTGGACAGTGAAGCCGTCGAAGAAGTCCTCCGTGGACATCAGGGCTGACGCGAAGGCCAGCGACGGCGTTCGCGCCAGCACGGTGCGGCAGGAGCTGCGCACGCGCTAGGCGCTCGCAGGCCTGTTCGCTCGCGTACGTCAGACGCCCCCTCCGGCAGCGGAGGGGGCGTCCTCGTTCCCGGGCGGCGCACCCGTGTAGACTGCCGACAACCCCCGCGAGGTGTGTCATGGCCGTCTCCACCGCTCCGACCGACACCTACGGCAACCGATTCCTCGAACCTGGCTCGCGGTCCGCTGCCCTGTATGAGCGTGCCTGCCAGGTCTTGCCAGGCGGCAACACCCGCACGACCGTCTTCAACGCCCCGCACCCGCTGTATCTGTCCTCAGGCAATGGCTTCACCGTCACCGACGCCGACGGCCAGACCCGCCTCGACTTCCTGAACAACTACACGTCGCTGCTGCACGGGCACGCGCACCCCGACGTGCTGGCGGCGGCCCAGGCGCAGCTCGCACGGGGCAGCGCGTTCGCCGGCCCCACCGAGTTCGAGGTCGAGCTGGCGGAGATCATCACCGGCCGGGCGCCGGCCATCGAGCGGATCCGCTTCACAAACTCCGGCACCGAAGGCGTGATGATGGCGATCAAGGCGGCGCGCGGCTACACCGGCCGCCCGAAGATCGCCAAGTTCGAGGGCTTCTATCACGGCACCTATGACCCAGCCGAGGTGAGCGTGAACCCGTCGCTGGCAGCGGCCGGCGAGGCTGAGGATCCGGTCGGGTTGGCCGAGACGGCGGGGCTGGCACCGGGCACGCTCGAGAGCACGGTGATCCTGCCCTACAACAACCGCGCAGCCGTGGAGCGGATCGTCGAGCGGGAGGCGGCCAGCCTCGCGGCAGTCATCGTCGATCCGTTGCCCAACAACGTCGGGTTCCCCGATCCCGAGCCGGGCTTCCTGGCGTTCCTGCGCGAGCTGACCGCGAGGCACGGCATCCTGCTGATCTGCGACGAGATCATCTCGTTCCGGATCGGCTACCAGGGCGCCAGCGCCCGCTTCGGCATCAAACCCGACCTGATCACCCTGGGCAAGATCATCGGCGGCGGCCTGCCGGTGGGCGCGGTCGGCGGCAGCGCCGAGGTGATGAGCGTCTTCGACCCGAGCGCCGGCAAGCCGCGCGTGCCGCATGGCGGCACGTTCAACGCCAACGCCGTCACGATGGCGGCCGGCATCGTCGCCATGAAGCTGTGGTCTGAGGGGGCCGTCGCCCGCCTCGAGTCGATGGGCGACGACCTTCGACAGCGCGCCAACTTCGTGCTGGACGAGTCCGGCGTGCCGTTCAAGGTGACGGGGCAGGGATCGCTGTTCCGCCTGATGCCGAAGGCGGCCGGCGGCGAGTACCGCTCGACCGTCCCCGATCCGACGACTCAGGCGCAGCGCCGTGAGCTGCATCTGCGCCTGATGGGCCAGGGCATTCTGACCTCGCCCACGGGTCTCGGGTGCCTCTCAACCGTCATGTCCGAAGGCGAGGTCACGAGCATGGTCGAGGCGCTGCGCGCGTCGGCCACGGCGATGAGTCGCTGAGCGCAGCCGCGGCGCGGGGCCTGTCCGCGGCCCGCCTCCGATGGCTGCGAGCCGGGGACAGGCCCCGCGTTACGCTCACCGGCCTGGCCCCCGCGCTACGGCTGCTCCTCCTCCTCGGCGGCCTCCGACGTCTCACGGCTGCCCTCGTCGCGCGAGGTGATCAGGTCGAGCACCTGCCCGAGCGCCGAACCCACCCGCTTCTGCAGTTGATCCATGTCGCGGGCAAACGCCTCGCGCCGCGACCCTGACGGCTGCTGGCCCATCCGCCGAAACTTCCGATACCGCTCCTCGACCAGCCGTTGTGGGCGCGTCTTGTGCAGGTCCACCAGCGCGTCGAGGACAAAGTTGCGGACCAGCAGCGCGGCGTAGTCGGCGTCGAGGTGGGCGCCGCCCTCCGGCTCGGGCACCAGGGTATCCACGACCCCGAGCATCTTGCAGTCGGCGGCGGTGAGCTTGAGCGCGTCGGCCAGGTCCCGGGCGCGGTGGGCGTCGTGGTAGAGGATCGCCGCTGCCCCCTCCGGCGCGATCACCGAGTAGATCGAGTTCTCCTGCATCAGGATGCGATCTGCCACGCCGAGCGCCAACGCACCGCCGCTGCCAC contains:
- a CDS encoding aspartate aminotransferase family protein, translated to MAVSTAPTDTYGNRFLEPGSRSAALYERACQVLPGGNTRTTVFNAPHPLYLSSGNGFTVTDADGQTRLDFLNNYTSLLHGHAHPDVLAAAQAQLARGSAFAGPTEFEVELAEIITGRAPAIERIRFTNSGTEGVMMAIKAARGYTGRPKIAKFEGFYHGTYDPAEVSVNPSLAAAGEAEDPVGLAETAGLAPGTLESTVILPYNNRAAVERIVEREAASLAAVIVDPLPNNVGFPDPEPGFLAFLRELTARHGILLICDEIISFRIGYQGASARFGIKPDLITLGKIIGGGLPVGAVGGSAEVMSVFDPSAGKPRVPHGGTFNANAVTMAAGIVAMKLWSEGAVARLESMGDDLRQRANFVLDESGVPFKVTGQGSLFRLMPKAAGGEYRSTVPDPTTQAQRRELHLRLMGQGILTSPTGLGCLSTVMSEGEVTSMVEALRASATAMSR